One segment of Mycoplasma sp. E35C DNA contains the following:
- a CDS encoding MG321/MPN456 family lipoprotein — translation MSNKKLLKKSIKFFSLFSIIGGVVASSCGVNDKGVVSPFVDITKSFNIKDASGLKDLTVNYDTWMQALDSFGASADHPFIANYKSIDASYVTSQNDYWNNLALALKSLSQNKIRFSFNNPTSANISNTDWNPDGNSTLGSLRWATTYQHIAPYLEVYFWTQYFNNSIKPLYDFLTLIHKNQEQYIQAKGQYFVDVANDLIQFLLDQKVFKNFDGDFVNAKQDNKDIFDFNNNNFGLMLTNWQFLSTDQIPSEERSKFIIDFLDSRMMILPTYSIGREETNRFLLKDNWGYVPSLQFRDMIAPDNESTLTTSITFNPFVSEGRWAPLNEQLFTVNEFGFDTTLSGLTTIQYKGQETTTSNSEQVITLELAKKISLYDKDNKLLSVLLRKDQDVNALSEQEKQVLYPYENIDISEPKLNYAVFNATRYEFDIDTNFKWKNANGEGLWNLSSKDWERGIEIYDLSSRIGINPNSTYLVQANIDLDKTVGIDHQEINNPNYDIGDFRQKDDAKLNLYLKHPYFNLLIFISNNGAFRPKPHLANSIKNLRLSTQKDGNNQTQGKIVLNNNNKVDITRTDITNIFGGYSNRKTNPNQAVLANTYFLGPYYLNSITPNTIIFNRNDQYFELLEPVLINKKRAKRIVQQYGRSDLAAQVQQFTSVSGLTFLDVNGLNIQALDDPSIKHYVKNFKVGKAKVINHSVWSGVPYVNHMVQSHIGDVAARFLSDFDSDNARIFRAGLIGFINWRRLTRLIQPAANFYYSVAPYGVFNYKGTEWYESISKGERDGSLVIPLRDYGYIYTPATQH, via the coding sequence ATGTCGAATAAGAAACTGTTAAAAAAATCAATTAAATTTTTTTCATTATTTTCCATAATCGGGGGTGTGGTGGCTTCATCCTGTGGAGTTAATGATAAAGGTGTGGTTTCTCCGTTCGTTGATATAACAAAAAGCTTTAATATCAAAGACGCATCAGGATTAAAAGATTTAACTGTTAATTATGATACTTGGATGCAAGCATTAGATTCATTTGGTGCTAGTGCTGATCATCCGTTTATTGCCAACTATAAATCAATTGATGCTTCATATGTGACTTCGCAAAATGATTATTGAAACAATCTAGCATTAGCGCTAAAAAGCTTGTCACAAAACAAAATTAGATTTAGTTTTAACAATCCCACATCAGCCAATATTTCAAATACGGACTGAAACCCAGATGGCAATTCAACATTAGGATCATTGCGCTGAGCTACTACTTATCAACATATTGCTCCTTATTTAGAAGTATATTTTTGAACGCAATATTTTAATAATTCGATCAAACCATTATATGATTTCTTAACTTTAATTCATAAAAACCAAGAACAATACATTCAAGCTAAAGGTCAATATTTTGTTGATGTTGCCAATGATTTAATTCAGTTTTTATTAGATCAAAAAGTTTTTAAAAACTTTGATGGTGATTTTGTTAATGCTAAGCAAGATAATAAAGATATTTTTGATTTTAATAATAACAACTTTGGATTGATGCTTACTAATTGACAGTTCTTATCAACAGATCAAATTCCATCAGAAGAACGTTCTAAATTTATTATTGATTTCTTAGATTCAAGAATGATGATCTTACCAACCTATTCAATTGGAAGAGAAGAAACCAACCGTTTTTTATTAAAAGATAATTGGGGTTATGTGCCTTCATTACAATTCAGAGACATGATTGCTCCAGATAATGAATCAACCCTAACAACTTCAATTACGTTCAATCCTTTTGTTAGTGAAGGGCGATGAGCACCACTAAACGAACAACTATTTACGGTTAATGAATTTGGGTTTGATACCACCCTATCTGGATTGACAACAATTCAATATAAAGGTCAAGAAACTACAACATCAAACTCTGAACAAGTTATCACCTTAGAGTTGGCTAAAAAGATTAGTTTGTATGATAAAGATAACAAACTATTAAGTGTTTTATTAAGAAAAGACCAAGATGTTAATGCATTGAGCGAACAAGAAAAGCAAGTGCTATATCCTTATGAAAATATTGATATATCTGAACCAAAATTAAATTATGCTGTTTTTAATGCCACTAGATATGAATTTGATATCGACACCAACTTTAAATGAAAGAATGCTAATGGTGAAGGATTATGAAACTTATCTTCAAAAGACTGAGAACGCGGTATTGAAATCTATGATTTATCAAGTAGAATTGGCATCAATCCCAACAGCACATATTTAGTTCAAGCTAACATCGATCTTGATAAAACCGTTGGTATTGATCATCAAGAAATCAATAACCCGAATTATGATATTGGTGATTTTAGACAAAAAGATGATGCTAAACTGAATCTTTATTTAAAACATCCATATTTCAACCTGTTAATTTTTATATCTAACAATGGTGCGTTTAGACCAAAACCACATTTAGCTAATAGTATTAAAAATTTAAGATTATCAACCCAAAAAGATGGCAATAACCAAACCCAAGGTAAGATCGTATTAAATAATAACAACAAGGTCGATATTACAAGAACAGATATAACCAATATTTTTGGTGGGTATAGTAACCGTAAGACTAATCCTAATCAAGCAGTATTAGCTAATACTTATTTCTTAGGTCCTTATTATCTTAATTCGATTACACCAAATACGATTATTTTTAATCGTAATGATCAATACTTTGAACTTTTAGAACCTGTTTTAATTAATAAAAAACGGGCTAAAAGAATTGTCCAACAATACGGAAGAAGTGATCTAGCTGCTCAAGTCCAACAATTTACTTCTGTTAGTGGATTAACATTCTTAGATGTTAATGGTTTAAATATTCAAGCCTTAGATGATCCAAGTATTAAGCATTATGTAAAAAACTTTAAGGTGGGTAAGGCTAAGGTGATTAATCATAGTGTTTGATCTGGTGTGCCGTATGTTAATCATATGGTGCAATCTCATATTGGTGATGTGGCTGCACGATTCTTGAGTGATTTTGACAGTGACAATGCCAGAATTTTCAGGGCTGGATTAATTGGTTTTATTAATTGAAGAAGACTAACCAGATTAATCCAACCAGCTGCAAATTTCTATTATTCAGTGGCTCCTTATGGTGTTTTTAATTACAAAGGCACTGAATGATATGAAAGTATTTCTAAGGGTGAACGTGATGGTAGTTTAGTGATTCCATTGCGTGATTATGGCTATATTTACACCCCAGCAACACAACATTAA